The following are encoded in a window of Nibricoccus aquaticus genomic DNA:
- a CDS encoding methyltransferase produces the protein MPMPTARDRFFTQLKTALYEGTFAEMVLEKYQGLDRRMRAISVRQTSLLPGKQIITFIHIHEGHQTEKTFSIHEALAELQNLIGKTFLDAHLVCASETYQLTFTLRGVGSLKITPNSEMPSRPDDTPAQDETSPTPTSEPAASTATPWNRALDAAAKKAGVLDATSFSPAFINEFLSWLTPLLEYAVRPSKKKTASAREHPITIVQLGSGRGQLAFALATTLGTRARIHGIDANPALLDLCNRVAGAEGLINLAFTKPPAPGASAPEFDVLIALNARDTDADDALAQGIAAGAPLIIVEPCAHRELRAQLPAPTHWPEAIHQETLLAHQTGPITDAFRALILACAGYKIKTLERPTSATSAANLLIAALKPRIRPQEVTTDAVRAFARHHGIRHQHLAKRLGLSL, from the coding sequence ATGCCCATGCCCACCGCCCGCGACCGGTTTTTCACCCAGCTGAAAACCGCGCTCTACGAAGGCACCTTCGCCGAGATGGTCCTCGAAAAATACCAGGGCCTCGACCGCCGCATGAGAGCCATCTCCGTCCGCCAGACCTCCCTGCTCCCCGGCAAACAAATCATCACCTTCATCCACATCCACGAAGGCCACCAAACCGAAAAAACATTCTCGATCCACGAAGCGCTCGCCGAACTCCAGAACCTCATCGGCAAAACCTTCCTCGACGCCCACCTCGTCTGCGCCTCCGAGACCTACCAGCTCACCTTCACCCTCCGCGGCGTCGGCAGCCTCAAGATAACCCCCAACAGCGAAATGCCGTCCCGCCCCGACGACACTCCCGCTCAGGACGAAACTTCACCCACGCCCACATCTGAGCCCGCCGCCTCCACGGCCACCCCGTGGAACCGCGCCCTCGATGCCGCCGCCAAAAAAGCCGGCGTCCTCGACGCCACCAGTTTCTCCCCCGCATTCATCAACGAATTTCTCAGCTGGCTGACTCCGCTCCTCGAATACGCCGTCCGCCCGTCTAAAAAGAAGACCGCCTCCGCCCGCGAACACCCCATCACCATCGTCCAGCTCGGCTCCGGTCGAGGCCAGCTCGCCTTCGCCCTCGCCACCACGCTCGGCACCCGCGCACGCATCCACGGCATCGACGCCAACCCCGCCCTCCTCGATCTCTGCAACCGCGTCGCCGGCGCCGAAGGCCTGATCAACCTCGCCTTCACCAAACCTCCCGCCCCCGGCGCCTCCGCTCCCGAGTTTGACGTGCTCATCGCGCTCAACGCCCGCGACACCGATGCCGACGACGCTCTCGCCCAGGGCATCGCCGCCGGCGCTCCTCTGATCATCGTCGAGCCCTGCGCCCACCGCGAACTTCGCGCCCAGCTCCCCGCCCCCACCCACTGGCCCGAAGCCATCCATCAGGAAACCCTTCTCGCGCATCAGACCGGCCCCATCACCGACGCCTTCCGCGCCCTCATCCTCGCCTGCGCCGGCTACAAAATTAAAACCCTCGAACGCCCCACCTCCGCCACCAGCGCCGCCAATCTCCTGATCGCGGCCCTCAAACCCCGCATCCGTCCCCAGGAAGTCACGACCGACGCCGTCCGCGCCTTCGCCCGCCACCACGGCATCCGCCACCAACACCTCGCCAAGCGCCTCGGCCTCTCCCTCTAA
- a CDS encoding class I SAM-dependent methyltransferase has product MPQPTARERFFPLLRTALAESTFVKLTLGKHRGRDATLNNLFIRPVVLKTGPQLTFVYRHATRDITKNHPYGEAIALIEQLTGTDFLDAHLFTDAETVQLTTAADGTARFSLKKNSPAPSALTPLPESADTPGTQSAAQPPPTPSAPSSGVQPSTLGAQRSFPPAPVAAISHDRPRGHLVPITTPWLRPLGITNARGQPVEAMAGKFRQINKFVELLSHLAAEANLIPAAKPLDAAFATQPSSFVSQPSALNAQPSASSPAPLRIADMGSGKGYLTFATAAFFGPRADVLGIETRPELVELCNRLARENNLPTLRFAAGTIADAKLESLDILIALHACDIATDDALLRGINAGARLLVVSPCCQKELRPQLTAPAVLADALRHGIFQERHAEFVTDALRAQLLEWAGYKTKVFEFISTEHTAKNLMISAIKARDRGTANDPTAEKIRAFARFYGIRHHQLATHLGLAL; this is encoded by the coding sequence ATGCCGCAACCCACCGCCCGCGAACGCTTCTTCCCGCTCCTCCGCACCGCCCTCGCGGAAAGCACCTTCGTGAAGCTCACCCTCGGCAAACACCGCGGCCGCGACGCCACGCTCAACAACCTCTTCATCCGCCCCGTCGTCCTGAAGACCGGCCCCCAGCTCACCTTCGTCTACCGCCACGCCACCCGCGACATCACGAAGAACCACCCCTACGGCGAAGCCATCGCCCTCATCGAGCAACTCACCGGCACCGACTTCCTCGACGCCCACCTCTTCACCGACGCCGAAACCGTCCAGCTCACCACCGCCGCCGACGGCACCGCCCGCTTCTCGCTAAAAAAAAACTCTCCCGCCCCGTCAGCCCTGACGCCCCTCCCCGAATCAGCTGACACTCCCGGCACCCAATCCGCCGCTCAACCTCCGCCAACTCCCTCCGCTCCGTCGTCCGGCGTTCAACCCTCAACTCTCGGCGCTCAACGCTCCTTCCCGCCCGCGCCCGTCGCGGCGATTTCCCACGATCGCCCCCGCGGCCATCTCGTTCCGATCACCACACCCTGGCTCCGCCCTCTCGGCATCACCAACGCGCGTGGCCAGCCCGTCGAGGCCATGGCCGGAAAATTCCGGCAGATAAATAAATTCGTCGAACTCCTCAGCCACCTCGCCGCTGAAGCCAACCTCATCCCCGCCGCCAAACCCCTCGACGCCGCCTTCGCGACTCAGCCTTCGTCCTTCGTCTCTCAACCCTCAGCTCTCAACGCTCAACCTTCCGCCTCCTCCCCCGCCCCGCTCCGCATCGCCGACATGGGCTCCGGCAAAGGCTACCTCACCTTCGCCACCGCCGCCTTCTTCGGCCCGCGCGCCGACGTCCTCGGCATCGAAACCCGCCCCGAACTCGTCGAACTCTGCAACCGCCTCGCCCGCGAAAATAATCTCCCCACGCTCCGCTTCGCCGCCGGCACCATCGCCGATGCCAAGCTCGAGTCGCTCGACATCCTCATCGCGCTCCACGCCTGCGACATCGCGACCGACGACGCTCTCCTCCGCGGCATCAACGCCGGCGCCAGACTCCTCGTCGTCTCCCCCTGCTGCCAGAAAGAGCTCCGCCCGCAACTCACCGCCCCCGCCGTCCTCGCCGATGCCCTGCGCCACGGCATCTTCCAGGAACGCCACGCCGAATTCGTCACCGACGCCCTTCGCGCCCAACTCCTCGAATGGGCCGGCTACAAAACCAAAGTCTTCGAATTCATCTCCACCGAGCACACCGCGAAAAACCTCATGATCTCCGCGATCAAGGCCCGCGACCGCGGCACGGCTAACGACCCCACCGCCGAAAAAATCCGCGCCTTCGCCCGCTTCTACGGCATCCGCCACCACCAACTCGCCACCCACCTCGGCCTCGCTCTCTGA
- a CDS encoding alpha/beta fold hydrolase: MFMLQHLVRVLIVFGVCFTVGCSRKPPVEKFDVGNGTTLALIRSGKGGPTVVFENGSGKFSGIESGDRLRKQLGSLTSFVAYARAGRAPSSPATSPRTLPTIAAELHTLLEKAGCRPPYVLVGASLGGVYVRAFATLYPDEVAGLVLAESAHERLWFEGDRLMGVEPGTAIKNTIDILRARPDPVSVRELEDLSPVWASGNLGLPGKLPDVPLVVITGLKPDRPESQLKILRQLHGELFATSSRGMHIVTSKSGHNLNSTEPELVANAVRWVVEAARDKETHAKPEPAQPAQ, encoded by the coding sequence ATGTTCATGCTGCAACATCTCGTCCGTGTCCTGATCGTCTTTGGCGTATGCTTCACTGTAGGCTGCTCGCGAAAACCACCCGTAGAAAAATTCGACGTTGGCAACGGCACCACGCTCGCACTCATCCGCAGCGGGAAGGGCGGGCCCACTGTCGTCTTTGAAAACGGATCCGGCAAATTCTCGGGAATCGAGAGCGGCGACAGACTTCGGAAGCAACTCGGCTCACTCACTTCCTTCGTCGCGTATGCACGTGCCGGACGAGCGCCCTCAAGCCCGGCAACCAGCCCGCGCACGCTTCCCACTATCGCGGCCGAGCTGCACACCTTGCTCGAAAAAGCCGGCTGCCGTCCGCCTTACGTTCTGGTCGGAGCATCGCTCGGCGGCGTCTACGTTCGCGCGTTCGCCACGCTCTACCCGGATGAAGTGGCAGGCCTCGTCCTCGCGGAAAGTGCTCACGAACGACTGTGGTTCGAAGGCGATCGACTGATGGGCGTCGAGCCAGGTACAGCCATTAAAAACACAATCGACATTCTCCGCGCACGTCCCGACCCCGTTTCCGTCCGTGAGTTAGAAGACTTGTCGCCAGTCTGGGCCTCCGGCAATCTAGGACTGCCGGGGAAATTGCCGGATGTTCCCCTCGTCGTCATCACCGGACTCAAACCCGACCGGCCGGAATCACAGCTGAAAATCCTGCGCCAGCTTCACGGCGAACTTTTCGCGACATCGTCGCGCGGCATGCACATCGTGACCAGCAAGAGCGGGCATAACCTGAATTCAACTGAGCCAGAACTCGTCGCCAACGCAGTACGCTGGGTTGTGGAAGCTGCGCGCGACAAAGAAACTCACGCCAAACCTGAGCCAGCGCAGCCCGCTCAGTAA